A genomic region of Sulfobacillus acidophilus DSM 10332 contains the following coding sequences:
- a CDS encoding glycoside hydrolase 15-related protein (PFAM: Glycosyl hydrolases family 15~COGs: COG3387 Glucoamylase and related glycosyl hydrolase~InterPro IPR011613~KEGG: sia:M1425_2571 glycoside hydrolase 15-related~PFAM: Glycoside hydrolase 15-related~SPTR: Glycoside hydrolase 15-related), with the protein MKPFYAILANGSTAALAGPTGAIDWLPIPRFDGETIFGRLLDWHTGGYLSLEPDQYDQVEQSYLSDGLCLETRFYTQDGIARVRSWMSVGRTAVWLACETPVPLRLTCRPAFGYGAVRPAYYPTSTGMRYQNPKGPEQAQLAIQGPFQTTHRIDQWTIGPGQATIVLRVTTEEPADVRWLTRPIPNDPERLWERTAGYWQAGRVAYEGPHAQLLTRSLDILRALTYRPTGAPIAAATTSLPEIPGEARQWDYRYVWVRDSAYAAEALLLAGDMVAARRIAEFLLNAVSPTERVFPAPFLRVDGTLPDGERDLLWLQGHDESRPARAGNGAISQLQLDLAGSVLWLVYHLWQTEHNDGWIRYYWWAIESLAEWARHTWTQEDASLWEYRTIRSQHTHSRLMNWVGLKAAAELAQEVLGAHESATRWARVAQRIQDTMERDAAKAGEFTPRPGSESADAALLTLPLYGFIDARHPWFERTLERIENTLVDQDLVYRYREDDLGTARYPFLLAGFWYARVLMRQGRREDADRVIARHAAQATPLGLYGEHVELDTGRVRGNFPQLFSHTGLITTLMERQRLEHGQPLLSWSTVSLF; encoded by the coding sequence ATGAAACCTTTTTATGCGATTTTAGCCAACGGATCCACGGCCGCTTTGGCCGGCCCGACGGGAGCCATTGATTGGCTACCCATTCCCCGATTTGACGGCGAGACCATTTTCGGCCGTTTATTAGACTGGCATACCGGAGGATATCTGAGTTTAGAACCGGATCAATACGACCAAGTCGAGCAGTCGTATCTTTCGGACGGCCTTTGTCTCGAAACACGTTTTTATACCCAAGACGGCATTGCCCGTGTCCGTAGCTGGATGAGCGTGGGCCGGACGGCGGTGTGGTTGGCCTGTGAGACCCCGGTGCCTTTGCGTCTCACGTGTCGGCCCGCCTTTGGGTATGGGGCGGTCCGCCCGGCCTACTACCCCACTTCTACCGGCATGCGCTACCAAAACCCCAAGGGGCCGGAACAAGCCCAATTAGCCATTCAAGGGCCCTTTCAAACCACGCACCGTATCGATCAGTGGACCATTGGACCCGGTCAGGCCACCATTGTTTTGCGCGTCACCACGGAAGAACCCGCCGACGTGCGATGGCTGACCCGGCCCATCCCCAACGATCCGGAACGCCTGTGGGAACGCACCGCCGGTTACTGGCAGGCCGGACGCGTCGCCTATGAAGGCCCCCACGCTCAACTGTTGACGCGGAGTCTCGACATCCTACGCGCCCTGACCTATCGCCCGACCGGGGCTCCCATCGCGGCCGCCACCACCTCCTTGCCGGAAATTCCCGGTGAGGCTCGCCAATGGGATTACCGTTATGTTTGGGTACGCGATAGCGCGTATGCCGCAGAAGCGCTGTTGTTGGCGGGAGACATGGTCGCCGCCCGCCGTATCGCCGAATTCCTGTTAAATGCCGTTTCGCCTACCGAACGCGTGTTTCCGGCGCCCTTTCTGCGGGTGGATGGGACTCTCCCGGACGGCGAACGCGATTTATTGTGGCTCCAAGGTCATGACGAATCCCGGCCGGCCCGCGCCGGCAACGGCGCCATCAGCCAATTGCAATTAGACTTGGCCGGCAGCGTGCTGTGGCTCGTCTATCACCTGTGGCAGACCGAGCACAATGACGGGTGGATCCGCTATTATTGGTGGGCCATCGAATCGTTGGCGGAATGGGCACGCCACACTTGGACGCAAGAAGACGCGTCGTTATGGGAATACCGGACCATCCGGAGTCAGCATACCCACTCCCGGCTGATGAATTGGGTAGGCCTCAAAGCCGCCGCCGAACTGGCCCAAGAAGTGCTGGGAGCCCACGAAAGCGCCACACGCTGGGCCCGCGTCGCTCAACGCATTCAAGATACGATGGAGCGTGACGCCGCCAAAGCCGGCGAGTTTACGCCTCGACCAGGCTCCGAATCCGCCGACGCCGCGTTGTTGACCCTGCCGTTATATGGCTTTATCGACGCCCGTCACCCCTGGTTTGAACGGACATTAGAGCGTATCGAAAACACCCTGGTGGATCAGGATCTGGTCTATCGGTACCGCGAAGACGATCTCGGTACGGCACGGTACCCCTTTTTATTGGCCGGATTTTGGTATGCCAGAGTTCTCATGCGGCAAGGACGCCGGGAGGACGCCGACCGCGTCATTGCTCGCCATGCGGCACAAGCCACCCCGTTAGGGCTCTATGGCGAACATGTCGAGCTCGATACGGGCCGGGTTCGGGGCAATTTTCCCCAGTTGTTCTCCCACACCGGCCTCATTACCACCCTAATGGAACGCCAACGGCTCGAACACGGCCAACCGCTGCTCTCCTGGTCCACCGTGTCACTCTTTTAA
- a CDS encoding HAD superfamily hydrolase (COGs: COG1011 hydrolase (HAD superfamily)~KEGG: cai:Caci_2420 HAD superfamily hydrolase~SPTR: HAD superfamily hydrolase) → MRGLMMVDLDGTLYSTDAPYYRLAEELAAYIPASTRDDFLRRVHLHFSGQRPIPFGDNWDAVTRLALTYEARPEGWLMAFERTREAMVASDMLDPLPQPVTRFFQWAGSQIRLVLVTNTPAAVAIPVLTRLQAWPLFHWISFAAQKPAGLFRLAHEAWDGPINPCRTLSIGDHYDQDIGWPYRWGWTTAHISPRRQRPGPTTFRAPTLEILLPALYDWVRALPAADGAPVKHPLT, encoded by the coding sequence ATGCGCGGCCTCATGATGGTAGACCTGGACGGCACCCTTTATAGCACCGATGCACCCTATTACCGCCTCGCCGAAGAGTTGGCGGCATATATCCCCGCATCCACCCGCGACGATTTTTTACGGCGTGTCCATCTGCATTTCAGCGGCCAAAGGCCAATTCCGTTCGGCGACAATTGGGACGCCGTCACCCGATTGGCCCTCACCTACGAAGCCCGTCCGGAAGGCTGGCTCATGGCCTTTGAACGCACCCGCGAGGCTATGGTGGCTTCGGATATGCTGGATCCTCTCCCCCAGCCGGTGACCCGGTTTTTCCAATGGGCCGGTTCGCAAATCCGTCTCGTGTTAGTCACCAATACTCCCGCCGCGGTCGCGATCCCGGTGTTAACCCGGCTGCAGGCATGGCCCCTTTTTCACTGGATATCCTTTGCCGCCCAAAAACCGGCCGGCCTTTTCCGGTTGGCCCACGAGGCTTGGGACGGACCGATTAATCCCTGCCGCACGTTGTCCATCGGCGATCATTACGATCAGGATATTGGCTGGCCCTATCGTTGGGGCTGGACGACAGCCCATATTAGTCCCCGAAGGCAACGACCGGGACCGACCACCTTCCGGGCGCCGACCCTTGAAATCCTGTTGCCCGCGTTATACGATTGGGTTCGAGCCCTTCCCGCGGCCGATGGGGCACCTGTCAAGCATCCTTTGACATAG
- a CDS encoding Potassium-transporting ATPase A chain (PFAM: Potassium-transporting ATPase A subunit~TIGRFAM: K+-transporting ATPase, KdpA~COGs: COG2060 K+-transporting ATPase A chain~HAMAP: ATPase, K+ transporting, A subunit~InterPro IPR004623~KEGG: aac:Aaci_0251 potassium-transporting ATPase, A subunit~PFAM: ATPase, K+ transporting, A subunit~PRIAM: Potassium-transporting ATPase~SPTR: Potassium-transporting ATPase A chain;~TIGRFAM: ATPase, K+ transporting, A subunit): MSVNGWMGIAVLLVLMMGIGLGVGTYLERVLPVQGEVRPRSLFGRLETAIYRAAAINPRVEMDWKTYMKSVLAANLMMALVGYLLLRLQGRLPLNPAKVSAPSWDLAWNTVVSFVTNTNWQNYAGESALSYWSQMTVITYLQFASAATGIAVALAVVRGLVRQKARTLGNFWVDWVSVQTRVLLPFALILGFVFIALGVPQTLGGPVHVVGLSGVGQTIARGPVASLEAIKQLGTNGGGFFNANSAHPFEDPTPLTAVLEILAMTAIPLGLVFYFGRQIKNHRQAWVIVTYLMALLILGIFLIYQSQSHGNPWLSQQLGIHGPNYEGQEWRFGPALSSVFTAVTTAFGTGAVNGMHDSLMPLAGMVALVFMMLNVVFGGSGVGLINILMFLLITVFLSGLMVGRTPEMFGKKIEAREIKLATVAMLVHPFLILVPTAVALLTPAGLKSLGNPGLHGFTEILYAFTSTAANNGSAFAGLNGNTLFYNLLLGWVMLLGRYVSLIAMLAIAGSLAEKATIPETLGTLKTDSYAFGGVFVGVVLIVGALTFFPALAVGPIGEHLQLWAQSGH, encoded by the coding sequence ATGAGTGTCAACGGGTGGATGGGCATCGCGGTATTACTGGTTTTGATGATGGGAATCGGGTTGGGGGTCGGCACCTATTTGGAACGGGTGTTACCGGTTCAGGGTGAGGTGCGTCCCCGGTCCCTCTTTGGACGGCTCGAAACGGCGATTTATCGGGCGGCCGCCATTAATCCGCGGGTGGAGATGGACTGGAAAACCTACATGAAAAGTGTGTTGGCGGCCAATTTGATGATGGCGTTGGTGGGATACCTTTTGTTGAGGCTGCAAGGCCGGTTGCCGTTAAATCCGGCCAAAGTGTCCGCACCCTCCTGGGATCTGGCCTGGAACACCGTCGTCAGCTTCGTGACCAACACCAATTGGCAAAATTATGCCGGAGAATCCGCGCTGTCTTATTGGAGCCAGATGACGGTCATTACCTATCTTCAATTTGCGTCGGCTGCCACCGGAATTGCGGTGGCGTTGGCCGTCGTCCGAGGATTGGTCCGGCAAAAGGCGCGCACGCTCGGAAATTTTTGGGTGGACTGGGTCTCGGTGCAAACTCGGGTGTTGTTACCCTTCGCGTTGATTTTGGGGTTTGTTTTCATTGCGTTGGGGGTACCGCAAACGCTGGGCGGACCGGTGCACGTCGTGGGATTAAGCGGCGTAGGACAAACCATCGCTCGGGGACCGGTGGCCTCATTAGAAGCCATTAAGCAACTCGGGACAAACGGTGGGGGATTTTTTAACGCCAACTCGGCTCATCCTTTTGAAGATCCCACCCCGCTCACCGCGGTGCTGGAAATTTTGGCGATGACGGCTATCCCCCTCGGATTGGTGTTTTACTTTGGGCGGCAGATTAAAAATCATCGGCAGGCCTGGGTTATTGTGACGTATTTAATGGCCCTTCTGATTTTGGGGATCTTCCTGATTTACCAGAGCCAATCCCACGGTAATCCGTGGTTAAGTCAGCAATTAGGGATTCACGGGCCGAATTATGAAGGGCAAGAATGGCGGTTCGGGCCCGCTCTTTCGAGCGTATTTACAGCGGTCACGACCGCTTTCGGTACAGGCGCCGTCAATGGAATGCATGACAGCTTGATGCCCTTGGCGGGAATGGTGGCGTTGGTGTTTATGATGTTGAATGTCGTGTTTGGCGGGTCCGGGGTCGGGCTTATCAATATTCTCATGTTTTTGTTGATTACGGTGTTTTTGTCGGGCTTGATGGTGGGTCGGACTCCTGAAATGTTCGGCAAAAAAATTGAGGCGCGGGAAATTAAACTGGCAACCGTGGCGATGTTAGTGCATCCTTTTCTCATTTTGGTTCCGACGGCGGTGGCGCTACTCACGCCGGCCGGACTAAAAAGTCTCGGCAATCCGGGACTTCATGGATTTACGGAAATTCTCTATGCCTTTACCTCCACCGCGGCGAACAACGGTTCGGCGTTTGCCGGTCTGAACGGCAATACCCTTTTTTACAATCTTTTGTTGGGCTGGGTGATGTTGTTAGGCCGTTATGTCTCGCTGATCGCGATGCTGGCGATAGCCGGGTCTTTGGCTGAAAAAGCGACCATCCCGGAAACCCTGGGGACGCTCAAAACAGATTCGTATGCCTTTGGTGGTGTTTTCGTGGGCGTCGTGCTGATTGTCGGAGCCTTGACCTTTTTCCCTGCCTTGGCGGTCGGGCCAATCGGGGAACATCTGCAATTGTGGGCTCAATCGGGGCACTGA
- a CDS encoding Resolvase domain protein (PFAM: MerR family regulatory protein; Resolvase, N terminal domain~COGs: COG2452 site-specific integrase-resolvase~InterPro IPR000551:IPR006119~KEGG: min:Minf_2376 transposon IS605 OrfA, integrase-resolvase~PFAM: Resolvase, N-terminal; HTH transcriptional regulator, MerR~SPTR: Transposon IS605 OrfA, integrase-resolvase), whose product MATIAETAKFLGVSKSTLRRWEREGKLLPDERTAGGQRRYDLTKLRPNAFHAGPVARTTIAYARVSSHDQKADLERQVQMLEMFCSANGWSFEILSDLGSGMNYHKRGLRNLLEKIVAGDVDRLVLTHKDRLLRFGAELVFAICEIKDIEVVIINKGEAPTFEEELAQDVLEIITVFSARLYGSRSHKNKKMLEKLKEAVKE is encoded by the coding sequence ATGGCGACAATCGCCGAAACGGCAAAATTCCTGGGTGTATCGAAATCCACTCTTCGCCGATGGGAACGGGAAGGAAAGTTATTGCCGGACGAACGGACCGCTGGCGGCCAGAGACGATACGACCTGACCAAACTACGGCCCAACGCTTTTCACGCCGGACCGGTGGCTAGAACAACCATTGCTTATGCTCGCGTATCCAGCCACGACCAGAAAGCGGATCTGGAACGGCAGGTCCAAATGTTAGAGATGTTCTGTTCCGCTAACGGATGGTCATTCGAAATCCTCTCGGATCTCGGATCGGGAATGAACTACCACAAGCGCGGTCTTCGGAACCTCTTGGAGAAAATCGTCGCGGGAGATGTGGACCGCCTGGTTCTCACCCATAAAGATCGATTGCTACGTTTCGGTGCGGAGTTGGTGTTCGCGATCTGTGAGATCAAGGACATCGAGGTTGTCATCATCAACAAAGGCGAGGCGCCAACCTTCGAGGAGGAACTGGCCCAGGACGTGCTGGAAATTATCACCGTCTTTTCAGCCCGGCTCTACGGCAGCCGAAGCCACAAGAACAAGAAAATGCTAGAGAAACTGAAGGAGGCGGTGAAAGAGTGA
- a CDS encoding transposase, IS605 OrfB family (PFAM: Putative transposase DNA-binding domain~TIGRFAM: transposase, IS605 OrfB family, central region~InterPro IPR010095~KEGG: bts:Btus_0682 transposase IS605 OrfB~PFAM: Transposase, IS605 OrfB, C-terminal~SPTR: Transposase IS605 OrfB;~TIGRFAM: Transposase, IS605 OrfB, C-terminal), whose translation MTRTVKWLSGPLNTGKWAAVLAIATAYSLQKDAFLRTLARTVRWADLDNPRAFRKRDKASRVNCWTLPVHLYDRALFDAVETMRRWILAAIAQTHIEGKLFRMFEGRQRRYAFWLLRKFVRIGAVLRGEAPEPQFAIALAERQAVVRLLRRLLRKALGKAPRVHLRRSFALDNTLYRFFTHQGKPYLSIASLVPGQRIVIPLKGFPVPAVTGNVRVVIDPLQHTVAIHVPIPVRVKTLPERREPVVVGLDAGVTEVFADSRGHFYGEGFGLVLDRLSAQTTTQGAERNRLYAAAKTLAASSRPEDRQKAGRIRRYNLGRMKLDARRARGQAEVKRRISEALREVLRSRPDVLVMEDLSRMRGRTKSRHLSRVVSRWMRANLKERAEFLAQAGGSRLETVNAAYTSQECPQCDYVHHNNREGDRFHCQRCHFTGHADTVGAVNVARRYTHPELWERIRVFTPKEDVLKILREIFERQKARCT comes from the coding sequence GTGACGCGAACCGTAAAGTGGCTTTCCGGTCCTCTCAATACCGGCAAGTGGGCGGCGGTTCTAGCCATTGCCACAGCCTACTCCCTTCAGAAGGATGCCTTTCTCCGGACACTCGCCCGAACGGTTCGGTGGGCCGACTTGGACAACCCACGAGCCTTCCGAAAGCGGGACAAGGCGTCACGGGTGAACTGCTGGACGCTGCCGGTTCACCTCTACGACCGTGCTCTCTTCGATGCCGTGGAGACGATGCGACGCTGGATCCTGGCTGCCATTGCCCAGACGCACATTGAGGGAAAACTCTTCCGGATGTTCGAGGGGCGACAGCGCCGATATGCCTTTTGGTTGCTCCGGAAGTTCGTTCGGATCGGAGCGGTGCTCCGAGGCGAGGCTCCGGAGCCCCAGTTCGCGATCGCCCTGGCGGAGCGCCAGGCGGTGGTCCGGCTGCTGCGCCGACTTCTCCGGAAGGCTCTCGGCAAAGCACCGCGAGTTCACCTACGCCGATCGTTCGCACTGGACAATACGCTGTACCGCTTCTTCACGCACCAAGGCAAGCCGTACCTTTCCATTGCTAGCCTTGTCCCAGGGCAGCGGATCGTCATTCCCCTCAAGGGGTTCCCGGTTCCGGCGGTCACCGGCAACGTTCGGGTGGTGATCGACCCGCTCCAGCATACGGTGGCCATCCATGTTCCCATTCCGGTCCGGGTGAAGACCTTGCCCGAACGCCGCGAACCGGTGGTCGTCGGTTTGGACGCGGGCGTGACGGAAGTCTTTGCCGACAGCCGGGGTCATTTCTACGGTGAAGGGTTCGGTCTCGTCTTGGATCGCCTGAGTGCACAGACCACAACGCAGGGGGCGGAGCGGAACCGACTGTACGCGGCGGCGAAAACCCTGGCCGCCTCTTCCCGACCGGAAGACCGGCAAAAGGCGGGTCGGATTCGGCGATACAACTTGGGTCGGATGAAACTGGATGCCCGCAGAGCCAGGGGGCAAGCCGAGGTGAAGCGTCGGATTTCCGAAGCGCTGCGGGAGGTCCTGCGCTCTCGGCCCGATGTGCTGGTGATGGAGGATCTCAGCCGAATGCGGGGCCGGACCAAAAGCCGACACCTCTCCCGCGTGGTCTCGCGCTGGATGCGGGCAAACCTAAAGGAACGGGCGGAGTTCCTGGCCCAAGCGGGAGGTTCCCGCTTGGAGACGGTGAACGCAGCCTACACGTCCCAGGAGTGCCCGCAGTGCGATTATGTCCACCATAACAATCGCGAGGGCGACCGTTTCCATTGCCAGCGTTGCCATTTCACCGGCCATGCTGATACGGTGGGCGCGGTGAACGTGGCGCGCCGGTATACCCATCCCGAACTGTGGGAACGGATTCGGGTGTTCACGCCAAAGGAGGACGTATTGAAGATCCTCCGGGAGATTTTCGAGCGCCAGAAAGCACGCTGTACCTGA
- a CDS encoding Potassium-transporting ATPase C chain (PFAM: K+-transporting ATPase, c chain~TIGRFAM: K+-transporting ATPase, C subunit~COGs: COG2156 K+-transporting ATPase c chain~HAMAP: Potassium transporting ATPase, C subunit~InterPro IPR003820~KEGG: aac:Aaci_0253 potassium-transporting ATPase~PFAM: Potassium transporting ATPase, C subunit~PRIAM: Potassium-transporting ATPase~SPTR: Potassium-transporting ATPase C chain;~TIGRFAM: Potassium transporting ATPase, C subunit) — MRMLMRAFRITVITVLIFGLAYPLVLVGLGQVFFPHQANGSLLVWQGRIRGSALIAQPVTNLGLFMPRPSAVDYNALNSGATNYGPTNPRLFAEVKHNLAKVLLENPGVRPTEVPTSMVESSGSGLDPDISVADATLQVPRIARRDHIAQSVLIRFIQEATKGRTLGIWGEPRVNVNRLNLFVLQYIAGRTHGISR, encoded by the coding sequence ATGCGTATGCTCATGCGGGCGTTCCGGATCACCGTCATAACCGTGCTGATTTTTGGATTGGCTTATCCACTCGTTTTGGTCGGGCTCGGTCAAGTTTTCTTTCCCCACCAAGCGAACGGAAGTCTCCTGGTGTGGCAGGGACGGATCAGGGGATCGGCCTTGATTGCGCAACCGGTGACCAACCTCGGGCTTTTTATGCCCCGGCCCTCGGCCGTCGACTATAATGCGTTGAACTCCGGAGCCACGAACTATGGCCCGACCAATCCCCGGTTATTCGCCGAGGTGAAACACAATCTGGCGAAGGTGCTTTTAGAAAATCCCGGAGTACGCCCGACCGAGGTGCCGACCAGTATGGTGGAAAGTTCCGGTTCGGGTTTAGATCCGGACATCAGTGTGGCGGATGCCACCCTGCAAGTTCCTCGGATTGCGCGCCGGGATCATATTGCGCAGTCGGTCTTAATCCGGTTCATTCAAGAAGCCACAAAAGGCCGGACGCTCGGAATTTGGGGAGAACCACGGGTCAATGTGAACCGGTTGAACCTCTTCGTGTTGCAATATATCGCCGGGAGGACGCATGGGATTTCACGTTAG
- a CDS encoding osmosensitive K+ channel signal transduction histidine kinase, sensor subunit KdpD (PFAM: Osmosensitive K+ channel His kinase sensor domain; Universal stress protein family~COGs: COG2205 Osmosensitive K+ channel histidine kinase~InterPro IPR003852:IPR006016~KEGG: aac:Aaci_0254 osmosensitive K channel His kinase sensor~PFAM: Signal transduction histidine kinase, osmosensitive K+ channel sensor, N-terminal; UspA~SPTR: Osmosensitive K channel His kinase sensor), with protein sequence MGFHVSGELGQLKIFLGMAPGVGKTYTMLREARLLKARGVDVVVGYVDTHERPDTARQLDGLEVVERLAIEWQGRMFEEVNLEAILARRPEVVVIDELAHSNVPGSRFPKRYMDVEFLLDHGIDVLTAVNVQHLEPVQSEAEAITKVPVREIIPATFLARAQEIEVIDVTPETLRQRLLDGGIYPPEKVDQALKHFFRAENLAALRELMLRRVAEDVDERLQHSFERRLIPGPVGARETIMVCVSYLERSRPLLERAKRMADRMKADLIMLTVTDEEVELLDQRERRHVDQLEALAQQYRAKFIAEPRRDRRLGEVILQVAERENVTQIVIGQPHERGWRSWVKDSPVPFLLKNLRYVDLRIVGWRDQHAQ encoded by the coding sequence ATGGGATTTCACGTTAGTGGTGAGTTAGGACAACTGAAGATTTTTCTCGGGATGGCGCCCGGCGTCGGTAAAACGTATACCATGTTACGCGAGGCGCGTCTTCTCAAGGCACGCGGGGTCGACGTGGTCGTGGGCTACGTGGATACCCATGAGAGACCCGATACCGCGCGGCAATTAGACGGGCTGGAAGTCGTGGAACGGTTAGCGATCGAATGGCAAGGGCGAATGTTTGAAGAGGTCAATTTGGAGGCGATTTTGGCCCGCCGGCCGGAGGTTGTCGTCATTGACGAGTTGGCCCATTCCAACGTTCCCGGCTCTCGATTTCCCAAACGGTATATGGACGTCGAATTTTTGCTTGATCATGGCATTGATGTGTTGACGGCGGTGAATGTCCAGCATCTGGAACCGGTACAAAGCGAAGCGGAAGCGATAACCAAGGTGCCTGTACGCGAGATTATTCCGGCGACCTTCTTGGCGCGCGCCCAAGAGATCGAAGTGATTGACGTGACGCCCGAAACGCTGCGGCAACGTCTATTGGACGGCGGTATCTATCCGCCGGAAAAAGTCGACCAAGCGTTGAAACATTTTTTTCGGGCGGAAAATCTGGCCGCTTTGCGGGAATTGATGTTGCGTCGGGTGGCGGAAGATGTTGACGAACGGCTTCAGCATTCGTTTGAGCGGCGATTGATTCCCGGACCGGTCGGGGCGCGGGAGACCATTATGGTCTGTGTAAGTTACCTCGAGCGGTCACGCCCCTTGTTGGAGCGTGCCAAACGTATGGCGGACCGGATGAAGGCGGACCTCATCATGCTCACGGTGACCGACGAGGAAGTGGAGTTGCTGGATCAACGGGAAAGGCGCCATGTCGACCAACTCGAGGCCTTGGCGCAGCAATATCGGGCAAAATTTATCGCTGAACCGCGACGGGACCGTCGGCTCGGGGAAGTGATCCTGCAGGTTGCGGAACGTGAAAATGTGACTCAAATCGTCATTGGGCAACCCCATGAGCGGGGGTGGCGAAGTTGGGTCAAGGACAGCCCGGTTCCGTTTTTGTTAAAAAACTTGCGCTACGTGGATTTAAGAATTGTCGGGTGGAGGGACCAACATGCCCAATGA